The genomic segment tcctgtacttattagctgctgaatactacagaggaaattcttttccttttggaattctctctgatgacatcacgagcacagtgctctttgctgacgttattataataataataagtctttatttattgttgtccttagtgggatttgaacccaaggccccagcactgcaaggcagcagtgctaaccactgagccaccatgctgcccttagcatacatctgctatgcacggttgctaaaaatggacagagatgtcagcagagagcactgtgctcgtgatgtcatcagtgttccaaaaagaaaagaatttcctctgtagcattcagcagctaataagtactggaaggattaagattttttttttaatagaagtaatttacaaatatgtttaactttctggcaccagttgatttaaaagaaaaaaaggttttcaccggagtacccctttaaaggggtactccggtggaagacaaatgttttcaaatgaactggtgccagaaagttataaaaggatttgtaaattacttctatgcaataatcttaatccttccagtacttaccagctgctgtatactacagaggaagttgtgtagttctttccagtctgaccacagtgctctctgtccatgtcaggacctgtccagagcaggagaaaatccccatagcaaatctctcctgctccggacagttcctgacatgaacaggaggtgtcagcagacagcactgtggtcagactggaaagaattacacaacttcctgtggaagatacagcagctgataagtactgtaagggttaagatttttttttatagaattcatttacaaatctgtttaaaagttTCTGACAGCTGTtggtttgaaaacattttctttccaccagagtacccctttaaatgtacacCATGTGCCCAGTCTATGAAGTGCTCTTCATAGCCATTTGGTCacatggctaatgctggacataacAGATCagtgtgatgtctggcattaaaaggggtattccggtggaaaatttttttttttttttcggtggaCATTCCGCAGACAGCAGAACATGCCGGAGCTAGCACCacttggaaatgtgccgtctccatTTCAACCAAAAGAATTGACATGGCAATTCTTTTTGCGAAGGCTGGAATCGGAATTTCAGCGCTAGATGTTTCCGGCGCGGAAATTCTACTGTGTGCAAGGTGCAGCTGAATCCCCTCGAAATTAATGCAAAGGAATTTCTTGTGCAAACAAGGCCTAAAAGTTTATTTAGGaagagaaaaacagagctgatttcttccaaaaacagcgccactcttgtcctcaggttgtgtgtggtattgcagctccgtcCTATTGAAGCGAAAGGAGTAGAGTTGTAATTCCACAcagaacctgaggacaggggtggcgctgtttttttttttttaggaagaaATAGGTTCTGTTTTTCTAAAGAGGTATCCAGGAGAAGAAACATAAcagctttcttccaaaaatagcgccacacatgtcctcaggttgtgtatagtattgcaGCTTCGTTCCCTACAACTGAATACAGCCAATTGTAAtgtcacacacaacctggggtggcgctgtttttggaggaaattatctctctttctctcttactGGATAACCCTCTTTAACCTCTGGATGTTCCATTTGataacagcaagcagagatcttaaaaatggtGACAAATTGATACACAATTTACAAAAACAACTTTTCATTATAACCATAGATGAGCCTGGCAGAGCATTCTCCGTATTCAGTGGTGCCCATCACTCCGTGTACCTGTGATTTTAGGTCCGCAGATCCCGATggcctcactttgtcagcagcgAGCTGGGATCGGAAAAGATCTGATACAGTCCATACCCGATCTCGTCGATCTCCTCCTCCGTCAGGCCCCAGAACAAGTTGACTTTTTCATTAAAATAACACGGGAGGGACCCGCTGCCCAGATGCCCGATGAGCGCCTCTATGACCTGCAGGAAGCGGTCGGCCATACTGGACTCTGACCAATCGGAGGAGTCCTTACTGAGGTGCAGGAGGGCGTGTCTTAAGTGGGTCGGGGACAGAGGCCGGAGCTCCGAGCGGCGGTGACAAATACTTCTCAGTACGTGTAGACACTTCTGCCGGATGCCAGCAACGCTGCCGTCCAGCTCCTGAAGGTGGCGGATCTCCTCGCGGTAATAGCTGCGCCGCCAGAGATTTTCGGCCAGGGCAGCAGAGGAGGAGTGCGCCAGCAGGACCGCCTCTTCGGTTTCAGCCACCGGTAGGACGTTGATGGTTGTGGTGAAGTCGCAGTGGATGACCTCTAGTCTAACGTCGTCGGGGGTAACGAAGGGCCGGATGCTGCACTCCAGGACGGTGCCGATGGCCGGCCAATTGATGGACCCTACGATGGTCTTGTGTAAGGACTCCACGATCGTCCTGGTGGAAAGATAGCCCCCCAGCATGAACCGATCCCAGGGGCTGCTCCCCCGCGCCGTGTACTCCAAGTTAACCCTTTTAATCAACCAAAATCGGGGGTCACCGTGGATCGTTTCCTCTCCTGGTACAAAGGTCCACAGATCCGGTTCGAGAATAAGGGGCAGCAATATATGAGCGCGGTCcaaatgggtgacggggaggcagTTACCTAGGGAGCCCCCCAGCTGCATGGCGGAGAAAGGCATCTCAGGGTGCTTGGATTTCAGGAAGTTTTGCAGTTCGCCCATGATGTCCAGCACCAGCCGCTTTACAGCTTGTGTCTGAGCTTCTGGCACCAGTGCATCATGGGTGTAGTAGTGCAGCAGGGTCTCCTGTAAGGTGAAGCACATGGGGGTCTTCTCAGCCACGGGGGGCTGCTCGGGATTTGCACTTGAAGCTGCGGCATCTGAAGAAGAGAAGTAATATCAGTCATGCTGATCGTTCAGCTCTAATGTTCATGATACtgatcttatactccagtcacatttAAAGCTGCAAGAAGaactaagcttaaaggggtacttcggtggaaaacacatacatacatatatatttttttttccttcaaatcaactggtgccagggtaAACGACACTGATTTACATCAATGCTTTCCAACCAGTTGCTGCAAGAGTACAACTCCCGTTATTCTTTGAAAGCCAGAGGGTTATCCTgacaagatgggagttgtagtctttcaacagctggaggcgctctggttgggaaacattgatccaTACACTGGACTAGCAAACTGATGTCGCATCCTGTACCGTGAACACTAACAGAATTCCGTCTCAGCTTTGGGTGTGACTGGAGTCGCAGGTACAGAACCTAATATACAATATTCTATTCATAATAAAAGGTGCATGAGAGTAAAACAGAAACCTGGCAACTCACCACGAAATAGGCTTTATTCCAAAGCTGGATTCATGGCACACATCGTGGCAAGGGAGGGAAGGAAGTAGGGGGAACCCGCATCTGTGTGGCGTAAAGAAGTGCCAGCAAGGCACGAAACTGCGCCGTTCCACGGGAACCCCCTGCCTCCTTCCCTTCCCTCCCTTGCCACAATGTACGCCATGAATCTAGCTTTGGAATAAAGCCTATTTGGTGGCGAGTTGGCGGGTTTCTACTTTACTCTCATGCACCTGTACATGGACTCCGCTATGCTCTGAGCACCGCCAGGCTGCTTGCTTCAGGATCCGGATTTCATACTTCCTATACCTATACGCAGGAATAGAGGTTCAGTAGTGCCAGTCTACATGTTTCTTCATTAGCTTTGTACTATTCATAATAATGTTGGTCCCTTTGCTGACCTTGCTCGGGCCTGCTGGGCTCAGGGACTGGTAAAGCGGCGCTCAAGTCGGAACGGGTTGCTTTTCGCACAAGTTTGGGTGAAGCCTTCAGCAGGACGGCTTCCTTCCAGCTTTCTTCTATAGATTTCTGTTCTAGCTTCCCATCTGCGTCTTTCTCGTCCGGAGGCGACGCTGCGCGGTCAATGAGCTGCAGACACGAGGAACAGAGTCACAATGGCTtctctttaaagcgtacccgtcagatccaacaaaaaacatttaatatatatagctcactcagtacctaatcctgaccatgtacatctaattgatgtgtctagcacctttaattttttttttattatacttttaatttagctcagtagtctgaattcctctcaaagggagggggcgtggcctcactgtgcaggtctccgccccctccctcagtatgctgtctgctcacatctccccaagcattagcaaaactacaactcccagcttgtagtTTTCCtccagccctgcgctcacagctgtcaatcaaggaagtgtgtccatgacataggtgatgactcatggacacagcaggactagtatgtgtccaggcaggcgggggggggcagctgtttgaatggatttttcagtatgaaatactggaaatttttctaatgaaagcaatagcaaaacctattggttgtaCATGCTTTAGAACAtcccaaaagtttttgtatctgacagtgcccatttaaagggtccTGCACCCCATATATTGTGTAATCAGGCTAAGCAAGGGTTCTCCTTcaaagaatacctgtcaccaaataaactttttctaaactaactcaggctatgttccctaactactcctaacactcctcccacccttcaaaaaaaaaaattcagagctttaaaaagctgggtTTCTtatctttcttcttgctcacagagtccaatctcccagcaggagaaagtggcgtttcccagcaggcatgagatcattgaagcctgctggggggaccacttccgccctcacatcgttgcagtgctatgatgaatagaagacctcaagctctgtacagcagctttcagtctgtgtatctttcagtgaggctctttacagttttcagtctgtgcagctttgtcGGTGCAGCCGCttttagtgaggctctttgcagctgtcaatcaagctcagggcAGAGAAAAACttgctgagtttggtctcctgccattgcaagcaggagaccaaaatctgaggttTTGACCAGACTGAAtatgttctggccaagaagggagacccctggtggccagaagtataaagtagaaaaactaacataagatgtatatatatatatatttttttttttaaatggaagccaattacaaaagttatttatttgacataaggaatcaatataaaaaatcatgtttaatgactgtttaatgacagtgcccctttaagcatcaTTTTACATCTGCATATAGTTCCTATACTGGTATCATGTCTTATACCCCCAATCACACATAGTGCTGCATCCAAAACCCCAGACAACACTGATGCATCCTTTACAACAGGGCTAGACAAATCCCAGGAGCCAGGTCGACTGAGAATTTCATCCTGGTGCCTAGGTTTTTGTCAGCTCTTTCCATTAACCCCCTTCACCACCCATGACAAACATTCAAGTCATGGGTGGTGTAAGGGAACATGGCACGTGTCGGGGCTAGACAAATCCCAGGCGCCAGGGTCCACTGAGAATTTTATCTTGACTCCTAGGTTTTTGTCAGCTCTTTCCATTAACCACTTTCCAACCCAAACATTCACGTCATAGGTCGAGTAAGGGAATATGATGCGCGCCCGAttgccctcccccccacaatggaaTCGCTGTGTGCCCATCAGTTCTCAGGCCTGCCCGAGGCCTGTACAGTACTAGAAAGGCTGTAGCAATAGAGCGCCCATCTCATAGATCAATCTAATGCTTTACACTGATTTATATTAGCGACTGAACAATGAAACAGTGtaaaaaactaaatgaaaaaaaactaaataaaaatacacatgtaaataaaaaagtttataaaaattgaagaaaaaaaaaaaagattattcaaATTGCCCCCCTTTTGCCTTTTtccaattaaaataaataaattaaattaataaatacatttttttatttaattaaataaatttaattaaataatattataaaattaatttaaaaaagggaaaaaaattaaataaatatttttggtatcactgcgtgcagaATTATCCAAAACTACTCAATTATCAAAATTCCTGGAAAACTAGAGGAACAGTAAATCTTTAAtcagttcaaaactacaactcccagcatgcacggacagcctttggctgtccgtgcatgctggaagttgtagtttttgcaacagctggcgagcCACGCAGGTTGCAGATTGGGGACCTAGACTATTGAAAGAAAATTAATGAACTACTGTGCTTACCCTTTTGACCGCCAACGTGGCAATGCCCAGCATGGCTGCACCCCCGACACCGAGTACCAGCCTGGCATTGGCCAGTAAGAAATCCACCATGCTTGCCGATGCCATCTTCTGACTTCTTGCCTTTCTTCTGAAGCGGCATTTCGGCCATGATAATACTGCAGAAGCAAAAGGAACAGATCACATcatatcagctgttgcaaaactacaaactcccagcatgcctggacagccaggtgTCTGCCAATAGATCCTACTTAGATTGGGATGCAACCTTTTTCCAGACTCCTGAATGAAAAGGGAGAAAGGGAGACCGGATATAAAGCATTACTAAGCAGATTTGCTTTATCAGGCATCTGGGAAaggctgtttgggtatgctgggagttgtagtcttgcaataggTTGAAGACCTCTAATCAAaatactttgggggagatttatcaaaacccgtccagaggaaaaagttgctgagttgtccatagcaaccaatcagatcgctgctttcatttttttaaacgtcctctgcaaaatgaaagcagcgatctgattggttgctatggacaactcagcaactgttCCTCCTGGACggggtttttgataaatctcctttgtTGTTATTAGAAATATCTTGATGCAGATAGCGGAAAAATTGCACgagtatttatatatatgtataaatgtccccAAGACCCATCCCGATCTCTGCGACCATacagaaagagaaagaaaaacaaaacctcaCCTTCTCTCCGCACCCGCACTGAGGCCTCGTCATTGTTTGCTGCTATCTCCTCTCatgtctctcctctctctctctctctctctagtctctctctcctctctctctcctcagtctctctctctctctctctctctctctctctctctctagtctctctctctctccctctctctagtctctctccctctctctagtctctctccctccctctagtctctctctctctctctctctctctctctctctctagtctctctctctcctctctctagtctcagtctctctctccctctctctagtctctctccctctctctagtctctcctctctctccctctctcgtctctctctccctccctctagtctctctctccctctctagtcctctctctccctccctctagtctctccctccctctagtctctccctccctctagtctctccctccctctagtctctccctccctctagtctctctctctctctccctccctctagtctctccctccctccctctagtctctcctctccctccctccctctagtctctctctcccctccctctagtctctctctccctccctctagtctctctctccctccctctagtctctctctccctccctctagtctctctctctctagtctctctctctctagtctctctctctctctagtctctctctctctccctctctctctctagtctCTCTCTCTAGTCTCTCTCTATCtagtctctctctccctccctctagtctctctctctctagtctctctctccctccctctagtctctctctctctctctctctctagtctctctctctctctctctagtctctctctctcttgtctctctctctctctgtctctctctctctctgtctctctctctctctgtctctctctctctctctctctgtctctctatgtctctgtctctctctctctctagtctctctctctctagtctctctctctctcctctctctagtctcagtctctctctccctctctctagtctctctccctctctctagtctctcctctctctccctctctcgtctctctctccctccctctagtctctctctccctctctagtctctctctccctccctctagtctctctctccctccctctagtCTCTCCCTCCCTCTAGTCTCTCCCTCcctagtctctctctctctctagtctctctctctctccctctctctctctagtctCTCTCTCTAGTCTCTCTCTCTAGTCTCTCTCTATCtagtctctctctccctccctctagtctctctctctctctctctctctctctctctctctagtctctctctctctctctctctagtctctctctctctcttgtctctctctctctcttgtctctctctctctcttgtctctctctctctcttgtctctctctctctcttgtctctctctctctagtctctctagtctctctctctctagtctctctagtctctctctctctagtctactctagtctctctctctctctctctagtcctctctctctctctctctagtctctctcatctctctctctagtctctctctctctctctagtctctctctctctctctagtctctctctctctctctctctagtctctctctctctctctctctctctagtctctctctctctctctagtctctctctctctctctctctctctctcagtctctctctctctctagtcctctctctctctctctagtctctctctctctctctctctagtctcTCTCTCTAGTCTCTCTCTctagtctctctcatatatatatatatatatatatatatatatatatatatactatctctctatctatctatctatctatatctctatctatatatatctctatatctctatatttaTCCTGTCAGCTGGGCAGAGATACCAGTGATACATCTCGCTGTCACCCACACAGATCGGGGTGCGCTCATCCCTTATAAATACATACTGCGCCCTCTGGTAACTTGGACTCGTCCATCAATGTAAAGGTTGGTCAACGGCGACAAGATATCTGTATACATTTCCCCACAGATCTGTAGGTGGAGACTACAGCGATCAGGATATGGCTGTGCCAGAAGCCCCAtgcaagccaaaggctgtccgcacgtgctgggagttgtagttttgcaacagctggaggcactctggttgggatacactggtctAACCTGATACGAAcctataaggacaggatataggtGTGTCCGCTGCGCTTGACAtgataacaaaccctcagctgtgagaggtACCTGCTCTTCAGCTTCTGGACATAAAAACAATAAATGCTCCCATTCACAagaagactacaagtcccatcatgctTCAAAAGCCAAGGGATATctagacaagctgggagttgtagttttccagatTAGGTGACGTTGCTCTACACCTTTCATCTTGTCAGGATAACCCATGATGGAGTAGTAGTCTTGAAGCACAAGGAGAGCAACTAGTTGGAACACATTGACGTAAAAATCAACGTTCTGCTGGTCTAGTCTaattcccattcactgacagcaagcggaGATCTTAACTAGGTCCACAAAtgcaaaaaacacacaaaaaaagttgcaaaactttTTGCACTGCAGCAATAAAACGTGAACGATTGACATCACAGCTTGTCTCAACTAACTTTATTTATAATAGATCGCAAtaaaattttgcacaaaatttaagACTCAATAAATGGTATCtgctggagatttttttttttgattacaTATAaagaaaatcacaaaaaaaataaaattatatatatatatatatatatatatatatatatattgttctagCAGATGCCCACATACACAAGGAAGTCAGAATGTTAAAGGGCATCAGTAGCCAAagtaaaactacatatcccagcatgcctagctaACCAAAGCCATAATACTACATGGACAGGgaagctgggacttgtagttcacgAACCACTAGAGTTAGCTACGTATTTACGCGTTTCAGTGTTACTGAACCCCCGCAGTCAGGGCAGAACCCGTCCCACCGGTCACCTCCCCCGTCCCCCGTCTAGTCCGTTGACCCGAAGCTCTCACCGGCCTTTCCCGCGCCTTTGCTGCTCCCCCTGCGGGCTACGTCCGGTCTCCGCTCCGCAGAGCACTCTGACCAATCACACGCCTCCATCCCGTCAGCCGGCCAATCACAAGTGACCCCTTGAGGCCCCCTCCCCGCCTCTTTACCAATCACTGAAGAGGCGAAAGGAATAGCAGCCAATCAAAGCAGAGGTTATAAAGAACCAGCCAATCACCGAAGAATGTCGAGAGTTTGAACCAATCATAACACTCAAATGTACTAAAAACAACTTCCATCTCAAAATAGGGGCCAATCAATAGGCCTGCGTTTCCATGACGTCTTTAGTTGTCAAGTCCGGTTGTGCATATGACGCTTCTTATTGGCTTTTTAACTGTCAGTCATCCGGAGATAGCGCTCGAGAGAACCgtgaggggggcgtggctagaAAGTGGATGGGTTAGGGTGTGTACGGCTAAGTGACAGGACGTGAGGCAGGTTGTGTGAGCGGAGGAGGGGGCGGGACTTAACCGCTTCCTGCTCTTCACACCAGACAGACCCTCCCTGGAACCGGGACAATGGCGGCTACCGGGGTGCTGCCTCTTATCCGAGGGGTGGACCTGAGCGGCAATGATTTTAAGGTGAGATAGGGGTAGAGCATGAGGAGGCCCAGTAGTCAACTATTTATAACTTATATAGCCatgaatcagtgtttcccaaccaaggtgcctccagctgttgcaaagctacaactcccagcatgcccggacagccaaaggctgtccgggcatgctgggagttgtagttttgcaacagctggaggcaccctgattgggaaacacttccatagATAGTGCTGTACAATAGGTCACTATCTCATATATAGAATTATATGTCTACTGCGGCCttctgctgtcagggcatgctgggagttgtagttttgcaacagctggaggctccctgattgggaaacactaccatagATAGTGCTGTACAATAGGTCACTATCTCATATATAGAATTATATGTCTACCGTGGccttctgctgtccgggcatgctgggagttgtagttttgaaacaggttGTTGAACGCCTGTGTAGATGCCTATAGGTATACACATTATCACTCATATATCTGTGGGATTATATGTGTAATACTCAtacacactaatacattcatacaCCTACTGTATATATACTCATATGTATGGAaataatgtatatacatatatactcccAAACATAcctaatatacatacacactaatacattcatacaCCTACTGTATATATACTCATAGGTATGGAAATAatgtatatacatcatatatactctcacacatacctatatacatacacactaatacattcatacaCCTACTGTATATATACTCATAGGTATGGAaataatgtatatacatatatactcccaaacatacctatatacatacacactaatacattcatacaCCTACTGTATACATACTCATAGGTATGGAaataatgtatatacatatatatacaaacatacatatatacatacacactaatacattcatacaCCTACTGTATATATACTCATATGTATGGAAataatatatacatcatatatactcacacaaacatatctatatacatacacactaatacattcatacaCCTACTGTATACATACTCATAGGTATGGAaataatgtatatacatatatactcacACACAAACATATCTATATACATTAATGCCTTCATACACctactgtatatatacttataGGTATGTAAATAATGTATTCCTCATATATACTCacacacatacctatatacatacacactaatacattcatacaCCTACTGTATATATACTCATAGGTATGGAAATAatgtatatacatcatatatacaaacatacatatattcACACTCATAATACATAAACTTACTAATACGGAAAAATTGGACATACAGACCCAATCCCATACTTATATACTCCCACTACATCAGATGTGTAAATCACATACAGGATCATATACTCACTGCCTATATAGGCGTAAAGATAACATACACACAAATGTTCATACACATACTTTATATGTAAGTACGTAATATATACACGCAGACTTATTTGTCGTACATACACTTATATACTATCACATAGAGGAGCATATACAAACaagcatacagtatatatgtataaaacagATCTGTATGTAACATACATGGTCAGGTATGGGTATATGTTATATGTACAcgtacacttatatactgtcacAGAGGAGCATATACaaacaagtatatatatatatgtgtgtgtataaaacaGATCTGTATGTAACATACATAGTCAGGTAtgggtatatgttatatatacacacgtacacttaTATACTATCGCATAGAGGAGCATATACAAACAAGCATATATGTATGTAACATACATGGTCAGGTATGGGTATATGTTATATGTACAcgtacacttatatactgtcacAGAGGAGCATATACACACAGTTCCCGACACAATACATGCACATACGTACATAGCATACGCATATACATACTTATATACTTATAATGcatgcatacatatacatacatcacaAACAGGATTATACATGCAGATTCCTACGTAGACTTATACAAACGTAAACATAAGTCATGTGTAcacatacagaccccccccccccccactgtcttatTGTTCAGCTCATACACACAGATTCTTATATAGACGTCATACAGAGATGGACATAACATATACAAGACAAATCCGTTCATACACTTACTGTATACATACTAGGGATCGaacaatatcgtttttttagggcctataccgataatcggtgcaggttagggccgatagccgataacttataccgatattccggtataagttatcggctatttatccccccacgacaccgctgcagatcattgatttaaagcgggcgctttaaatcaatgcactgcagtggcttttgcggtgccataggccgccgccgccaccacccgcttctctccccctgcctgtcagggtggtccgggccatccttccatccttcctgtagtgtccggcggcattccgggtggagggtgaaccggtccgggctgtcctccttctccagggtcctcttctccactccgggcaggctccggcctagtaacgctgcatagacgccgctgcgccagTGACGCCCGCGCGCagcaacgcacctgacgtcacggtgtagcggcgtctatgcagcgtactaggccggagcctgcccggagtggagaagaggaccccggagaaggacagcccggatcggttcaccctccacccggaatgccgccggacactacacgaaggatggatggcccggaccacccccattacgggtaagttaaattttttttattgactcggagggtggggga from the Hyla sarda isolate aHylSar1 chromosome 8, aHylSar1.hap1, whole genome shotgun sequence genome contains:
- the MIEF2 gene encoding LOW QUALITY PROTEIN: mitochondrial dynamics protein MID49 (The sequence of the model RefSeq protein was modified relative to this genomic sequence to represent the inferred CDS: deleted 1 base in 1 codon) yields the protein MAEMPLQKKGKKSEDGIGSMVDFLLANARLVLGVGGAAMLGIATLAVKRLIDRAASPPDEKDADGKLEQKSIEESWKEAVLLKASPKLVRKATRSDLSAALPVPEPSRPEQDAAASSANPEQPPVAEKTPMCFTLQETLLHYYTHDALVPEAQTQAVKRLVLDIMGELQNFLKSKHPEMPFSAMQLGGSLGNCLPVTHLDRAHILLPLILEPDLWTFVPGEETIHGDPRFWLIKRVNLEYTARGSSPWDRFMLGGYLSTRTIVESLHKTIVGSINWPAIGTVLECSIRPFVTPDDVRLEVIHCDFTTTINVLPVAETEEAVLLAHSSSAALAENLWRRSYYREEIRHLQELDGSVAGIRQKCLHVLRSICHRRSELRPLSPTHLRHALLHLSKDSSDWSESSMADRFLQVIEALIGHLGSGSLPCYFNEKVNLFWGLTEEEIDEIGYGLYQIFSDPSSLLTK